In a single window of the Cydia splendana chromosome 20, ilCydSple1.2, whole genome shotgun sequence genome:
- the LOC134800478 gene encoding uncharacterized protein LOC134800478 codes for MRDESFSPQGDNKKQRLVSPSQPLSYAQAAASDLTIVITDAKSGKITADHSNAILRGLHQAIVEEARRNLVGARPPKFKGKPIFAEGQLRVFAEDEYSAAWSQRCVQALTLPDISLKAVRQSEMARRIKCGLLIPNINNSSWEDVRQAADGLRYQNEWAKVGSWSIIQILRQDQGWFVEFTIPEDLVPAFMERGRSLNCGVGNVYLRFRGPGGKYLDQPPTLQGSTLRVTGVQVPNEQAAGTSEQSKSVSGEKVAPLPLPKPTIPELSEDELLGTGEGPAGSSSEGEDLSAWIVSGLADMFKEGGEMQDAAPTTDNMDTN; via the coding sequence ATGCGAGATGAGTCCTTCTCCCCGCAAGGAGACAACAAAAAGCAGCGACTAGTGAGCCCAAGCCAACCGTTGTCGTACGCACAAGCAGCGGCATCTGACCTGACGATCGTCATTACTGACGCGAAGTCGGGGAAGATCACCGCTGACCACTCCAACGCCATCCTCCGCGGGTTGCACCAAGCAATCGTGGAGGAGGCGAGGAGAAACCTCGTAGGAGCCAGGCCACCCAAATTCAAGGGCAAGCCCATCTTCGCTGAGGGGCAGCTGAGGGTCTTCGCAGAAGACGAATACTCGGCCGCCTGGTCTCAGCGATGTGTCCAGGCCCTAACCCTGCCAGACATCTCCCTTAAGGCGGTTCGCCAGTCGGAGATGGCAAGGAGAATTAAGTGCGGGCTCCTAATACCCAACATTAATAACTCGTCCTGGGAAGACGTCCGTCAGGCAGCTGACGGACTAAGGTACCAGAACGAATGGGCCAAGGTCGGGTCTTGGTCCATTATACAAATACTACGGCAAGACCAGGGGTGGTTTGTCGAGTTCACAATCCCCGAAGACCTCGTCCCCGCCTTCATGGAGAGGGGGAGATCCCTGAACTGTGGGGTGGGCAATGTCTACCTCAGGTTCAGGGGTCCCGGAGGCAAATACCTGGACCAGCCTCCCACCCTGCAAGGTTCCACCCTAAGGGTAACGGGAGTACAGGTCCCCAACGAACAGGCCGCGGGCACCTCCGAGCAGAGCAAGTCTGTCTCCGGGGAGAAAGTTGCCCCCCTGCCTCTACCCAAGCCGACGATACCCGAACTCTCGGAGGATGAGCTCCTTGGCACTGGTGAGGGACCAGCCGGGTCATCATCCGAGGGTGAGGACTTGTCGGCTTGGATAGTGTCGGGGTTGGCCGACATGTTCAAGGAGGGAGGGGAGATGCAAGATGCCGCCCCCACCACCGACAACATGGACACCAACTAG
- the LOC134800720 gene encoding uncharacterized protein LOC134800720 yields MYLQNTWNVTMEKYHLCYIFILLVTFCDGTKQIYKQNDNTELHKCVTMILGRIELGNVTDVTVINVDVELVKALHSLLPRPVRVVSRTFYWPNGAVFNDVYVIQFEDIFIFEQGMDSVRRDPFWNPRAKFIIIIDNLEYYLQEVSGFLIHNHIYNVALVAYSDDRNVSIYSFGHQRDECDRPTIKGLELLTPCLKIHNIDIDRILTSDRKPELRGCRVQFVSHNYWPFVSFEGKSAIENYLLALFSQYEGITVELVNFGIIETPGERLSNFTYTGMLHEIETYHVEGAIGGYSLTFDRMSNLDFIDPYMVNRYKIVILRAELLSMWSAVLKQFGVQAAWTIFAIFCVLCVIVTFMGIYKKQVRDTSRDILIVWGYFLNNISQEKVKSRVAYRMLLLNILLYVFINSCAIQASLLSFTTHPIRGYQPNTVEEVISNCQFIISPTMDTHLQTNPVIDLSNVNTTCCNTTLDCLMKVMTNVDQSLFTITSDIYHESNIWKFADAYGDLKIHTLREPLGMLLKTMYLRRGSPLTAPFNKLLLRIRSAGLIDRFVSRLHYTERVKYKFNARGHRKPQTLHGLRGVFMVFIYGCCISVITFVIEYLLSIIFVVFYI; encoded by the coding sequence ATGTACCTACAAAATACCTGGAACGTAACAATGGAAAAGTATCATCTGTGTTATATTTTCATTTTACTGGTGACATTTTGCGATGGTACGAAgcaaatttataaacaaaacGATAACACCGAGCTGCACAAATGCGTTACCATGATATTAGGGCGAATCGAACTCGGAAATGTAACCGATGTTACCGTAATCAATGTGGACGTAGAGCTGGTTAAGGCGCTGCACTCCCTGCTGCCGCGCCCTGTGAGGGTCGTCTCCAGAACATTCTACTGGCCGAACGGTGCTGTGTTCAACGACGTCTATGTCATTCAGTTCGAGGACATTTTCATATTTGAACAAGGAATGGACTCCGTCAGACGAGACCCTTTTTGGAATCCGCGAGCGAAATTTATAATTATCATCGATAATCTCGAATATTACCTTCAAGAGGTATCAGGGTTTCTCATACATAATCATATTTACAACGTCGCTCTTGTTGCTTACTCGGACGATCGAAATGTATCGATTTATTCATTTGGTCATCAACGAGACGAATGCGACAGACCTACAATAAAGGGGCTGGAACTACTAACTCCTTGTTTGAAAATTCACAACATAGACATCGACAGAATATTAACGTCGGACAGAAAACCCGAATTACGAGGCTGTCGTGTTCAATTTGTGTCGCACAACTATTGGCCTTTCGTGTCATTTGAAGGAAAGTCTGCTATTGAGAATTATTTGTTAGCATTATTTAGTCAGTACGAAGGTATCACAGTCGAACTTGTAAATTTTGGAATAATTGAAACTCCTGGAGAACGCTTGAGTAACTTTACGTACACGGGCATGTTGCACGAGATAGAAACATACCACGTAGAAGGAGCTATAGGTGGTTACTCACTTACTTTTGATCGAATGTCAAACTTGGATTTCATAGACCCTTACATGGTTAATCGTTACAAAATTGTAATACTTCGAGCAGAACTGCTCAGCATGTGGTCGGCTGTTCTCAAACAATTCGGAGTACAAGCGGCATGGACTATTTTTGCAATATTCTGTGTGCTTTGTGTAATAGTTACTTTTATGGGAATATATAAAAAACAAGTGAGAGATACGAGTCGCGATATCCTCATCGTGTGGGGTTATTTTCTCAATAACATAAGCCAGGAGAAAGTTAAATCAAGAGTAGCTTATAGAATGTTGCTACTTAATATACTTCTGTACGTATTTATAAACTCATGCGCTATTCAAGCATCCTTGCTGAGCTTCACGACGCATCCCATTCGAGGTTATCAGCCCAACACCGTCGAAGAAGTCATTTCAAACTGCCAATTCATCATCAGCCCCACTATGGACACTCACTTACAAACAAATCCAGTTATCGACTTATCGAACGTCAATACAACCTGCTGCAATACGACTTTAGACTGCTTGATGAAGGTTATGACAAATGTTGATCAGAGTTTGTTTACTATAACATCGGACATTTATCACGAGAGTAACATTTGGAAGTTCGCCGATGCGTATGGCGACCTGAAGATCCATACATTAAGAGAACCGCTTGGAATGCTTCTGAAAACTATGTACCTTCGGCGAGGGTCGCCTCTAACGGCACCCTTCAACAAGTTGCTGCTAAGGATCCGTTCAGCAGGTTTAATCGATAGGTTTGTGAGTAGACTCCATTATACCGAACGGGTGAAGTACAAATTCAACGCGCGTGGACACAGGAAGCCTCAAACATTGCACGGGCTGAGAGGAGTGTTCATGGTTTTCATTTATGGGTGCTGTATATCTGTTATTACATTTGTGATTGAATATTTGCTATCGATAATTTTCGTCGTTTTCTATATTTAA